The Solanum dulcamara chromosome 6, daSolDulc1.2, whole genome shotgun sequence genome contains the following window.
TGCGTGGTTCGTCGGAGCTCTCGCCGGAGATGAGTGGAAGAGAAGTATTCGGTGGTGTGTAAGAGGAGAGAGATTGAGAGATGAGGGGAGAGAATGGTGAGTATGGTAacttatcttattttattttttttgagaagatgaagagagtgtagagagagagagatagtgaagaagagagtgtagagagagagagagatagtgaagaagagagtgtagagagagagagagagtgtttgataatggaaagagaaaagaaaagatattttttatttatttatttttatttttagaaaaaactaaaaatttcaaaaatacaaacaataattaaactaacctaactaaaatttatttagtaaaaaaataaaatcttttgagataatttttgaataatcacataaatagtaGTCAAAGATATagtaatatagaaatatatatgttatactaaaatttatataaagataaaaatagttaagaataatatatatatatatatatatatatatatatatatatatacatatattatttttttaattttttttataaaagctaattatttcaaaatgttcgaattcaaggaaactcgatagctaatttgcgttgtggatggtcaaaattgggtgtcaacatacaattagaaacattaaacttcACTAAATTCATTTACCTTTtctagatttaaataataaatatgcaaagactacactttttagtttcttagatttaaacttttgaaatttttaattcaatttttcccctttcttatggcacatactgcaaaatactctctaaaataataaatatttatttatcgataaataaatatttttacacatttatcgataaactaataatatcgataaatgaatatttttttcggTCCTAAGTATATGCATTTATAAAGGTTTTACTGTAAtatgaaaagttaaaattagaaaaaattgacaaaaaagaaagaaatatttttttgaaacaattcaaaaaagtaagaaaaataaattaaaataatataatatttttttttaaaaaagattggtataataattttattattatttaaaaaaatagggCCCTTTGAGGGCTATGCCTTATTTTTAAcacaaaattatcaaattacacactttatattcctatattttcaattatttcctACTATTTGTAAAACATTTCAAAAATcccttttctgatacataaaaatGATGCTGATatatcgcgatttgatacataaatctttttcatgatacatcgctagttgatacaaaccaaacattgtaatatcaataaaacttataaatcagcttataacacctaatatatcatgaaaaagACTTATTTATCAAtgtcattcgtatgtatcataaatttgaagaaaaaaatttggataattatcaaaaaaatcagaataaattataattgaatttttttgaaattaaagtaAAATACCCAATTTTTAAATGCATCAAGCCGGCCCTGTTTAGACATCTaaatttctctattttatttggaGATCTTCCGGTTTGGTTATTGGCAGATTTGGGAAAGACTCAGTGGTTCCCGGCTGCCTACTTTGAACGCCGGGAAATCAGTGAATATGGCGGGGCCTAAGATCGTTATCGTATTTGATTTTGATAGGACCCTGATTGACGATGACAGCGATAGATGGGTGGTGGAGACTATGGATCTGACCCATTTGTTCAACCAGCTCCGACCAACTTTGCCTTGGAATGCTCTCATGGTCACTGCTTTCCCTCTTTCCTTCGCTTTTAACTTTGATCAATCATATTTCTTTACCATAGTTAATACTTGCCcctgttgaattttcttttgttcttgGTTTTTTTAATTTAGCAGTATTGgtatttttatttgattgtgTGCCGATTGCATAACACGATACCCAATTAATTTTGGGTTTCTCCATCAGATTAAGTAGAAAAAAAAGCAGaattttgtttttctctttggCTGTATTAAGCTGTCAATAGTTAGGACTTAGGACAGATTGATGATGAGGTTTTCCTTTAGTTAGATTGGTGACTATTATTTGTTTCAAGTAACATTTTCTAACTATGTGAGGTGACTGGTGTTTAGGGTAGGATGATGGAGGAGCTACATTCACAGGGTAAAACTGTTGAGCAGATAGCTGAATGTTTGAAGCACGTTCCGTTGCATCCTCGGACAATTTCAGCCATAGAATCGGCTCATGATCTTGGGTATGTATTTCTaaattgtcattttgatattcCATGAAATTGTTGCTTTTTCTGATTACATTTGTGGTTATTTCAGATGTGACTTAAAAGTAGTTAGTGATGCCAATCAGTTTTACATCGAGACTATATTGAAACATCACGGATTATACAGATGTTTCTCAGAGGTCATTACTAATCCAACATCAGTAGATGGAGAAGGTAGACTGAGGATCTTTCCTTACCATGATATGGCGTCTTTTCATGGTTGTAATCTTTGCCCTCCTAACTTGTGCAAGGTATCCTAACATCCATTTGTCATTCTGTGAAACTTAAAAGTAATTACTGATCCCAATGATTCATTCCTATGATTCATGTTAGATGCATTTAATAGAAACTAGAACAATCATCAAAACTTTGCAAGTATCGAACAAACTGGACTTGTTTCACTTTTCctaattttaaatgataaatcATTGTAGCAGTCAACACGTGTAGCTGTCGAGATCGTGATTTCATTGTTGTCATTAGTATATGATGTTTgccttcattttaatttgttcttACTTACTTAGAGTACGTTTAGAGTACGTTTGAATGttggtcaaatttattttaagtcagtttataaaaaataactttaaattaaataaaaatcaaaaataggTCTCatcttactttttattttttgacttaaaaattatttaagtttgactttttatttttgacttaaaaactacttcttttaagtcaatccaaacggatCCATATTAAGTTTGCAGTAGGCGTATGACCCCGTGATTAACGCTGAACCCATCGGTGATCTCTTAAAGTTGGTACTAATTTTCATTTAGATACCTCAACtagactttgttcattttagacacctatGTCAGGCTCcgctgtgtcattttgacacctTTTGCACAATCagtcaaaatatataatatatgtgtgTTACACTAGCGAATGACTTGTAAAGTAACGATTAAATAACGACATTTGTCATTTGTAcccaaaataattattaaataatgaattttaacttaaaattaaaaaatggcCAATGAATCCATGACACTTGGAATTTTTGcccaaataattttcaaaaagagATTTGaccaaactaaaaaaaaaatgcagaaGCAACCCCACCCTCCCCTGCTAATTGTCTTCTCCAAAATAATCCATTTTGCAGAAAAATTCCAAAGTAAACCCAAACAATTCCGACGgctgttcttttttttttggtttattctattattttttaaattctttacttaaaaattatttgtgagttaaatatatttttcaatcagcattttctttattttttcagaTCTTGAAAATATTATTACCACCATGTTCACCGAAAAAAATGGAGATCCACCACCGCCAccactctctttctctcttcctcCCTCTATTCTACCAAAGCACAttttatctaaaattaaaattatcgaATCTTTTCAATACGTAAATCTTGAAATAGGTCTATTCCTAAATTTCTAAAAcgtttttcatcatttttcataattttgttGTAACTATCTTCATTCACCATGGTTGAAGTTTAAGCTTTTGGGGAAATGGTGGCTGAAAacggggaagaagaagaacaaaaaaaaaactaaaaattggcTAAATAAGCCTTTTACTCGCGGTCAGCGAGTGTATGACATTCACTATGTCATGTAagcaaaaagtgtcaaaatgacacagctGGATCTGACATtaagtgtctaaaatgaacaaagcttagttgagatgtctaagtgaaagttgatggcaactttaaggggccaccgatggattCAACCCGTGATTAATGTTCCTTATGTCTTTATGTCTCTTGCCATTCCAAAACAAGTATGCTTTCAAGTCTTGATTTCTCCCCTGCATAAGATATTTCTGCATGACCTGTAATTAGTTGTGTATCATCTTCGATGACATTGGCATGATAACAACTTTATTTAGCTGTTGTGAAGGTTATATTGATGAAATTCTGAAAGTAGACTTCTTAAATTATACCTTATAGGTGAAGGAAATTTTTGAACTACAAAGCTTTCAGGCATCTATGATTGCATCTTTATTTCCGTTCTCTTTGACCAGGTCTCATAGGACTCTTCAAATGATTTAAAGACATATTTTTATGCTACTAACATTGCCTCCCATGacattttgatgtgattcttacCATTAAGTAGTAAAATTATGCCATACCAGTCCCAATAATGCATTCGCTACCAGTAGCAAATATCTAAAATATCAGCTATCTTTTGTGTAGGGTCTTGTTCTTGAGCAGATCCAAGCTTCCATGTCTGAGAAAAGAAAATCAAGATTTATATATCTTGGAGATGGGAGAGGTGATTACTGCCCAACCTTGAAGCTTGATAAAGGAGACCATGTGATGCCAAGGAAGGGCTTTCCATTGTGGGATCGCCTGCTAAGTAATCCAAATATTTTGAAAGCAGACTGTCATGAATGGAGCAATGGGGAAGAACTAGAAAGCATCCTACTTCAGcttattgaaaaaatatacaAGGAATAGAACATTAATATTCTTGATAACAGTGTATTGAAATTGTCAGTGTATATCTCCCTCCACCAATTTCCAGATGACTATATCATTGAGGCCAGCTGGTAGGTTTGTGCACTAAATTGGCATCCATTCATTTTAGCTTTATATTAGTATACGTACCCGTGCGTTGCGTATTGGGAGACTGAAGAAAATGCCGCCCAGTGTAGCAGGCTCTCTTGCAAGAAATCTGGACGGACACGGGACTAAGGCCTTGCCGATTGAGAGCAGTAGTAAACTAACTGCGGatgaaaataaatcaatatataagTTTAGTTTTTGTCTAAATTTGACCATAATAAATTTtagcataattttttaaaaaatcatttaaaatcataaatacacTCACACAATCTATATTATCCTCTTGTTAGAATAATGAAGATATAAAATAATTCAATCgttagattaaaaaataaaatgtagcTAAGAAAAGTCCTATGATTATGATAATGCTAAGCATAATAAAATTAAGAAGTTTTAATCACTTGAATATCAAATTGTAGCCATgctattcaaatttttaaattttgtctttcaatttttctaaaaatcataaatcaattatattatatcttttaaaaaaattatataattatatagtaTTTTAGTACTATATAATTGTTATAGTTgaacaatattttaataaataaaatttattttcaaatttatttcaaataacACATTGAACGGACAATGATATATAAAAAAGATAGTATTATAACGTTTAATTTTTATTGCAATAAAaattcattaagaaaatattcaaaattagtGAGAAAAAAAGTTATTGCATATGCATAAGTTATCAAAATTTTaggaaatatattttataagtaTTGTTATCATTGGAAGGAAATAACCAATTTCAAAGTAAATATTTTCTCCAAATTCATCATCACTatgtataataatatttttgcttaatgTGAGTACTAAGTAGATAACCTTTGTTCAGTAAAAGTATTTaactcaaatatttattttatatcaaaaatTTATTCTTCTATCTTACATACTCTATTAGATATATCTATAGATTTGagtcttaaaaaataattgatatgCATAAAAATATACAATAGTATTTTCATCAATTATACCAAAATTGCAAGTGATATTTTCTCACGAATAATGCTAtagaagataattttttttgatagtgTCATTACATTATTCCAATTATTCTATTACTTAACTATGCTAATGATATTCTTCAAATGTAAATActactttataaaaaaaagtaatatttgCAGctctaaataatataaaatttgaattattttttgtgatGATATCTTTTTTTAGTGAAAACGAAAAAAGCAAGTGAAATTCTACTTGAATACAAAAGTTGTTTGCCTACACAATAATCACGCCAAAGTCTTCCTTGGAGGATCAATTCCTTAAATCTCTTGTTGATGTGTGTCTTGAACACCTACCTATCAAGACCATCAAACATCATAATGCACCAATGCAAACGATGTATACAAGAACATGGCTTACACACATCAAAAATTTATTAGTATCATATCATTTGAATATCACATGCATTTAGTATTACTTCTATGATAGATAAAGTtaaatacaaatgaaaaaaaatattttttttatatatatattttttccagTAAGATAGTGCAAAGATAACATCAAGTCCCATTAAATATAACAATCTATTATAAGtaaacaaaattaaataaaaacaacTGATATGAATTCAATATATCGATAGATAGTATTTGTGTTAGGAGTCATCCTTATAAATTTCTCAAGTCAATATTTAATACTTTTTCGATAagccaaaataaattaaaattactcaACAATTACCATCTCTATTAATATATGttaaaaattaagaatttattgtgcaaattcttattttatataCAATAACAAAAACTATACACATGTAGGCGTAGAGTTGTTTAGTCTTCACCTTCATTAACTTAAGTAAATTAGCAAATGTCATATTTTTGCCATATCTAGTATTactcttattctcttttttacTTCTCATTTACCTTGTGCTAAGATTGAaactatacacaaaaataagAGACATGAATTAAATAGTGAACCAACTatctaaatttcaaatatatgaaatataaatacataCCTCTGGCCATTACTTCAAAGTAGATTTGATGTTGCTTTTCTACTCCAAGAATCCTCCAATACCTATGATGCTTAGACAGAGATTGTACCTCTATGTAATACTCTTCCCCGCATTCGATATAGCAATTTGGCAATATATACTTTCGAACAAAAATCACAAACAAAGCAAAAATAAAtgttaatcataattcatatatttgaCAGTGAATACGAAAATATCCTCTAATTTCTTTATTGTCGATGAATCGAGAGCGTGAAGATCTTTTATTTGAAATGGCTAGTTCTTGAAAAATTATGTTTAACACTCCTCTTTATTATTTACCAATGGAGGACCTTTTAATTGTTTGATACATTGAATTTAATTTGAAGTAAGAAATATAACCGTGCATGTGTTTGGaagttggggggggggggtagcgGGGGATAGGGACGTACAGTTTTTTTTtgcatattatatatatatatatatatagagagagagagagagatttagacataattttttaatcCTAAATTGTTGTTAGATAAACTTAGAAAAAGCTGTTAAATTGAAAGAAAGCGGCTTGAATCTCTgctttaaaaagaatttttaatttatgattttgttgaaaaataaaattatggtaCAAATTTGATAACTGTGAGTACATGCGTGTTTGTAGGGTAGTGGGGGTAAGAGGAACGTGCTAAGTTAGTTttatattttagtttattttgtctctccattttcctttttgtagatgtgtttatttttcaaaccaaattctaaataatttatattctaatttaaatttaaataaaattttataataaacaaacaaattttagttcaaggagaaaaaaaatgaaattacttAGTTGGATCTTCAGACTTTTTCCATGATATTTTCATCCAGTTGTATGTCTGGTTCACTAGGTTCTACCACTGTTGGGCTCAATCATGGTCAAGCGATAGTTTCACGATCCGGACCAGCAACTTCTTGGGAGTAGGGGCATAAAAGCTTGCCTACCTTCCTTGGGAATACCACCTCGCACTGGTTTATGCGGTATCCTGGCCAACCAAGGGTTCTAGAGACAATTCATTCTTCCTAGTCCATGTGTTGTTTGCAAGCGAACCCAATAATGCCAGGAGGCAGGTCACGGAAGGATAAGACGGCGCCTCGCATATGGATAGTAAGAGGGCTCGAATAAATTTCTTGGGATCCTCTTCTTTTCGAACTACAAACATGGGAATCATTGAAATAACCTGGAAACCTCTCCCGACAATTGGAGAAGGGAAGCCTTCCACAGGATAAGAAACTGTAGAGGATCGACGAAGCTGAGAGCGGGATCTAAGCTTTTTCACGGAGTCTGCTTCCATAGTTTCTTGAGCGGCAACCACCTTGCGTCCCAATCTTCTCGACTTTCTTTGGTGCAAAAGCGGCTGGGAGGAAGGTTGGCGGGTTGCTCTGCTGCTGGTTGACCTCCAATGAAATTATCATCCATGTGCAAGCTGCTGCAATCGCCTATCAAAATAGGGTAATGATTATACACCTCTTACCACATGCTTTCCATGAGGTAGTAAAGCCAAAAGTTTGGATCTACGAGCTTTTTCAGCCCAAAAATGCttttgaggaagaagaaaaagagtagAACGAGCCTCGTGACTAGCTATCCTTATTCTCCTTCCAAGGATATTTAGGAATATGGGTGCGGGAGGCTGAGGGACGATCAAAGGAGGCACAAGAGCTTGGTTTAAAaggtgtaatgaccttgagggtgattttcaaaaatttgcacaaaacacgcgtgaacagtaacacgcgtgaacagtaactttttgggcagaaaatgcccctttcttcccatttcaatatttttcatcatttgtttaagttcttgaactccttgaggtgatttgagaagagatttttaaggcaaagtgttgggtaagtaaTTTTTGACCTAAACCCTTCCCTTTTCattaatgttttgatgattttaacccctaaagtttagtttcaaaccccaaaaatctttgtttctttcctaattcgaatttaaggaaaatagtaatttctaactcattttaagctctatttttatgggtttttcaaccatgagttccttattacaagtagaatgtgattgtccaataaatttccagatttgacctttttcggaaataattaatttttggactattttacctccggttccgaaacctatcaatatgggtgtcattggactccttgtgatgtgtatgttttattgttgatagtggattATCAGTCCGAGCATTGAATTTGAGAGTTGCTTGTTCgatggaggtgttcgagtgcgatttcggcaattgaggtaggtttggctatccttctttgagattgagatggggtaattagtcattcatatgttatagaatTTGGGATGAGGTCGtggtatgagttgagaatgttatatatattgtgatgcccgtgtggaggcttatttattaatgtattgccaTGTGGGggttatttgtattacatagcccgtgtggaggccttatttgttatcttatttgctttgagagcatgtgattcataatttgcctaagagagaggcttgagtatattatttgacttgtgatgctcacctgagaggttgagttggggtttttgagaatgcttgagtattgaaatattattgagaaaaggatgaatattcctattactatttattgagggtgaatatcatgtgtaggttaagttttgagaaatttgaaccttctaccacatgtgagttgaatattacttccatgtcatatgagttttgatgcattcagcctcattcatcatagaagttaagaaatatggaaattctttttgagaaaaaaatgaaacacctttaaacctttgtatcttgagtctctGTTTGAGACAGTATtatggcagggtagtggatgcattgtgatcccttgaccacgaggaggtggcaaggataatgagatattatgattgaggtatatggtttgtgagacccccatgggtccttcttggtagcacagctcggcaggtgtatatgaCAGGCTGTGTGACAGTCTtaattccaccgtaccaccacattattgcatcatcatattgcattacattgcattgatatctgtgctacttgaattatttgattaattgcgattatgagctgttattatgggtttactttactcgcatcactatatatatataaattggcggcaccaATGCTGAAGTGGGACTTttttgtatgcaggtggaagagttccttagtttatttaataggtttgattaattccttatacccagtcagctaaaacctactaagtacatgtgaattactcacccctacttctgtatccatttttgatgtagatactagtcggggtacctcccatggcagttgatattctagcagattgtgtattctcagattagtggtgaggtcccagaattcggatcgtcactagtctatccttatttttcagtcttttgtatcattcagagacttatattgtatcttcagattcgaaccttgtattagatgctctttatacttatgacaccaggttttgggaaaaatttctctttattgtttttctttttatttaaattgtggcatcaGTTTCCCCTTTgagagtcttgtatgagttttatttttagggttacatattagattgggttttgagatgtgtgccatcatgacctcaattttg
Protein-coding sequences here:
- the LOC129891151 gene encoding thiamine phosphate phosphatase-like protein, which produces MAGPKIVIVFDFDRTLIDDDSDRWVVETMDLTHLFNQLRPTLPWNALMGRMMEELHSQGKTVEQIAECLKHVPLHPRTISAIESAHDLGCDLKVVSDANQFYIETILKHHGLYRCFSEVITNPTSVDGEGRLRIFPYHDMASFHGCNLCPPNLCKGLVLEQIQASMSEKRKSRFIYLGDGRGDYCPTLKLDKGDHVMPRKGFPLWDRLLSNPNILKADCHEWSNGEELESILLQLIEKIYKE